The genomic stretch AGATCCGGGTCGGCCTCAACTCGGGAGAAGTGGTCGTCCGCTCGGTCGGCAGCGATCTCCGCATGGACTACACGGCTGTGGGCCAGACCACCCACCTCGCGGCCCGGATGGAGCAGCTGGCGCCGCCCGGGACCGTGCGGCTGACGGGCGAGACCGTGCGGCTCGTCGAGGGCTACGTCGCGGTGCGATCGCTCGGGCCCATCCCCGTGAAGGGCCTCCCGGACCCGATCGAGATCTTCGAGCTGACGGGGGCGGGGACGGCGCGGACGCGGCTGCAGGCCGCTGCGCTCCGCGGCCTCACGCGCTTCGTCGGCCGCGACGCCGAGGTCGAGCACCTCCGCCGAGTGCTGGGCCGGGCCGGTGCCGGCCGCGGCCAGGTGGTCGCCGTCGTCGGCGAGGCCGGGGTGGGCAAGTCGCGGCTCACCTACGAGTTCACCCACACCCATCGGGTCCAGGACTGGCTGATCCTGGAGGCCGCGTCTGTCTCCTACGGTAAAGCGACCAGCTATCTGCCCGTGATCGACCTGCTGAAGGGCTACTTCAAGATCAGCGACCGGGATGACCACCGGGAGATGCGCGCTAAGGTGTTCGGGCGGATGCTGGGCCTCGATCGCGCGCTGGAGCCGCTGCTGTCTCCGCTGCTGGCGCTGCTCGGCGTGCCAGTCGAGGACCAGGCCTGGCAGAACCTGGACCCGCCGCAGCGCCGGCAGCGTACGCTGGACGCGGTCAAGCGCCTCCTCCTCCGCGAGAGCCAGGCACAGCCGCTGCTCGTGGTCTTTGAGGACCTGCACTGGATCGATGGCGAGACCCAGGCCCTGCTCGACAGCCTGGTGGAGAGCCTGGGCTCGGCGCGCCTCCTTCTCCTCGTGAACTATCGCCCCGAGTACCAGCACGGCTGGGGAGGGAAGAGCTACTACCTGCAACTCCGCATTGACCCCTTGCCGCCCGAGAGCTGCGAAGACCTGCTCGACGGCCTCCTAGGGGCCGAGGGCAGTCTGGGGTCCCTCAAGCAGCACCTGATCACTCAGACCCAGGGCAACCCCTTCTTCCTCGAGGAAAGCATCCGGGCCCTGGTGGAGACACAGGTTCTGATAGGCGAGCGGGGGGCTTACCGCCTGGCGAAACCCCTTGCGGGCGTTCAGGTGCCGGCGACCGTCCAGCCCATCCTGGCGGCGCGCATCGACCGCCTCCCGCTCGAGGAGAAGCGCCTCCTCCAGGCCGCAGCGGTGATCGGTATGGAGGTACCCGTTCCTCTGCTGCAGGCCATCGCCGAGCAGACCGACCAAGCCATGCACCAGGGGCTCGCACACTTGCAGGCCGCGGAATTCCTGTACGAGGCTCGCCTCTTCCCCGACGTCGAGTACACCTTCAAGCATGGCCTCACGTATCAGGTGGCCTACGGCAGCCTGCTCCACGACCGGCGGCGGGTTCTGCACGCCCGGATCGTCGAGGCCATCGAGGCGCTGTACGCCGACCGTCTCGCCGAGCGGGTGGAGCAACTGGCCCATCACGCGGTCCGGGGCGAGATCTGGGACAAGGCCGTGAAGTATCTCTCCCAGGCCGGCGCTCGGGCGTTCGCTCAATCAGCGTTCCGGGACGCGGTTGCCTACATCGAGCAGGCGCTGAGCGCGCTGGCCTATCTCCCCGAGGAGCGCGAGAGGCTGGAGCTATCCATCGACCTTCGCCTCGGCCTGCGTAACTCGCTCTTCCAGTTGGGGGAGGTGGAGGCCGGCTTCGGGCATCTCCGCGACGCCGAGGATGTCGCCAGGACGCTCGGAGACGAGCGCCGGCTTGGATTGATGTCGGCCTACATGAGCGAGCACTTCCGCCTGACGGGTCACTCGGCGGACGCCGTGGCGTCCGCGCAGACAGTCCAGGCCATCGCCGAGCGGCTCGGTGATCTTCCTCTCACGGTCGCGGCGAACTACTACCTGGGCACCGCGTACTTCACGGCGGGCGACTATCGCCGGACCGGCGAGTTCCTCGAGGCGACCATCCGGCCGCTCGACGGCGATCTCGGTCGCGAGCGCTTCGGCCTGGCCGGGTTCCCCGTCGTGATGGCCCGGAGCTTCTGGGCCTGGGCTCTCGCCGAGCGGGGCGAGTTCGATGAGGGCGTGCATCGCGGCCAGGAGGCGATACGCCTCGCCGAGGCGCTCAATCACCCCTACAGCCTGGCGTTCGCGTGTCGCGGCCTCGGACATGTCCACGGCCTCAAGGGAGACTTGCGTCAGGCGGCCCTCCTGCTCGAGCGCGGCGTCGCCCTGTGCCGCGAGTGGAACCTGCACTTCGCGGCCCCCACTCTGACGGAGATGCTGGGCTATGTGTACGCGCTGTCCGGGCGCCTGCCCGAGGGGCTCGCGCTCCTGCAACACGCACTGGCCGCCGGGGAATCCATCGGGTTCACGATGTTCCTCACCCCGTTGATCGTGCACCTGGGCGAGGTGCGTCTGTTGGCCGACGAGCCCGAGGAGGCGGCCGGCCTCGCCGCGCGCGCCGTGGCGCTGGCGCGCGAGCACGGCCAGCGCAGCCTGGAAGCGTATGCGCAGCGCCTTCTCGGCGACATCACGGCGCAGCGCGATCCGCTCGACGCCGAAGTCGCCGAGGGCCGTTACCGTGAGGCCCTGGCGCTCGCCGCCCAGCTGGACATGCGCCCGCTCATGGCCCACTGTCATCTCGGCCTCGGCAAGATCGCCCGACGAATGGGCAGGCCCGAGCAGGCACAGGATCACCTCGCCACCGCGACGACGATGTGGTGCGAGATGGACGGACGCCTCTGGCTGGAGCGGGCGGAGGCGGAGATGAGAGGGCTTGGCTGAGGCGCGTAGCCGGGGGTGGAGTAGGGCGCATAACCCGCCGCTTCAGCGGGCCGGCTGCGCCGGCCGCTGAGCGGTACGTTCGACAGCAGAGGACGGATAGGAGAGACCACGGCGAGGGGAAGATGGTGGACGCAAGCTTGGTCGCGGAGGCGATCCGGGAGACCCTGGTCCGGATGCCGCTCGCGGCGAGCTACGCCGACGAGCAGCGCGACCTCCAACCCTACGCTCAACGAGCACTTGAGGAGACTTTCCAGCAATCGTTCCCGACGGCGAACCTGCGGACAGTCATCAGCGTCGGCGGCACCGGCAAACCCAGCCTGAGCCTTCTGGGCACTCGCTTCTGGCCGGACGTCGAGATTCGTGCCGGAACAACGGCGGTTGCGGCGATCGAAGTGAAGTTGATCCGCCAGGGCCATCCGGCCTCGAAGGCAATCGCCGAGGCCGTCGGCCAGTCCCTCATCTACTCCATCCGCTATCCTCGCGTCTTCACCTTTGTCGTCCATTATGGACGGAGCGATCTCCGCTACCACGACGACGACGCTGAACTGGCGAAGCGGCTGTCGCGTCTCAACGTGGAACTGATTCTCCGGAGGACGAGTGATCGTGTGGCCTGACGGCCAATCTGCGGCTCCGTCGAACTTCGCAGTAGAGCGGACGCGCTTCGCACGCCGCTACCGCGGGCGTTAGGCGTACGGTATCGTCAACACAAGTTGTGCTTAGAAGGAGGCTTCCCATGACAAAGGACTTGGGCAATCCACCGCAGATGCCGCCAAATGTCGAGGTGTTCTCTCTGTGCGCGTCCATGGTGACCGCTCGGGCGCTTTGGGCCGCAGCAGAGCTGGGTGTTGCAGATCAGATCGCTGGCGATCCGGTGTCCATCGACAAGATCGCCACCGCCACCGGCGCACATGCGGACACCTTGTACCGCATCCTCCGCCTGCTCGCCGCAAACGGAATCTTTCGGGAGCACCCGGACCGCCGCTTCTCGCACACGCCGCAGAGCGAGACGCTGCGCGAAGACCACTCCACCAAGACCCGCGCCGCGGTGCGTCTGATCGGCAGTGTGGACTTCTGGAACGCGTTCGCGAACCTCCACAAGAGCGCGAAGACGGGCGAGACCGGGTGGAAGCTGACAACGGGTATGGGCTTCTTCGAGTGGCTGCCGAAGCACCCCGAGGCCGCGACGATATTTAACGACGCCATGATTGGCATTCACGGCGGCGAGCCACCGGCGGTGGCCGAGGCGTACTTGTTTAACGGTACGGTCGTCGATGTGGGTGGTGGATCGGGCAACATGCTAATCCACATCCTCAAGCGATACCCCGAGGTGAAAGGCACGCTGTTCGAGCTGGCACACGTCGCCGACGCGGCGCGCGCCAACCTGGATGCGGCCGGCGTCGCGAATCGGTGCGTGGTGCAGACGGGCAACTTCTTCGAAAGCGTCCCGAGCGGAGGAGACATCTATCTACTGTCGCACATCATCCACGACTGGGACGAACCGAGCTGCGTCAAGATCCTGAGCAACTGCCGCAAGGCGAAGAACCGAGGCGGCAAGGTTCTCTTGGTGGAGATGGTGGTGCCAGCCCCGAACCAGCCGCACCCCGCAAAGGAACTCGACTTGGTCATGCTCACGGTGCCGGGGGGCCGCGAGAGGTCCGAGGCCGAATATGGGCAGCTGCTCGAAAAGGCTGGCCTCAAACTTTCCCGCGTCATTCCCACCAAGAGCCCGGTCAGCATCATCGAAGCGCAGTAGCGGGTCGCTTGCGAGGCAATCGATCCAGCCGGCCCAGCACCATGCTTCGGGCGCGTCCTGGGTTGTCAGCGAAGCTGATACACGAGCGATTGCGCAAGATGACC from Dehalococcoidia bacterium encodes the following:
- a CDS encoding methyltransferase gives rise to the protein MTKDLGNPPQMPPNVEVFSLCASMVTARALWAAAELGVADQIAGDPVSIDKIATATGAHADTLYRILRLLAANGIFREHPDRRFSHTPQSETLREDHSTKTRAAVRLIGSVDFWNAFANLHKSAKTGETGWKLTTGMGFFEWLPKHPEAATIFNDAMIGIHGGEPPAVAEAYLFNGTVVDVGGGSGNMLIHILKRYPEVKGTLFELAHVADAARANLDAAGVANRCVVQTGNFFESVPSGGDIYLLSHIIHDWDEPSCVKILSNCRKAKNRGGKVLLVEMVVPAPNQPHPAKELDLVMLTVPGGRERSEAEYGQLLEKAGLKLSRVIPTKSPVSIIEAQ
- a CDS encoding adenylate/guanylate cyclase domain-containing protein; its protein translation is MRCARCQHENRSGAKFCEECAAPLARVCTSCGALLSPTAKFCSECAHPVGQAAPSVAQRFTSPESYTPKHLAEKILTSKAALEGERKQVTVLFADLKGSMELLADRDPEEARRLLDPVLERMMEAVHRFEGTVNQVMGDGIMALFGAPLAHEDHAVRACYAALRMQESLKRYTDDTRRSHGVEVQIRVGLNSGEVVVRSVGSDLRMDYTAVGQTTHLAARMEQLAPPGTVRLTGETVRLVEGYVAVRSLGPIPVKGLPDPIEIFELTGAGTARTRLQAAALRGLTRFVGRDAEVEHLRRVLGRAGAGRGQVVAVVGEAGVGKSRLTYEFTHTHRVQDWLILEAASVSYGKATSYLPVIDLLKGYFKISDRDDHREMRAKVFGRMLGLDRALEPLLSPLLALLGVPVEDQAWQNLDPPQRRQRTLDAVKRLLLRESQAQPLLVVFEDLHWIDGETQALLDSLVESLGSARLLLLVNYRPEYQHGWGGKSYYLQLRIDPLPPESCEDLLDGLLGAEGSLGSLKQHLITQTQGNPFFLEESIRALVETQVLIGERGAYRLAKPLAGVQVPATVQPILAARIDRLPLEEKRLLQAAAVIGMEVPVPLLQAIAEQTDQAMHQGLAHLQAAEFLYEARLFPDVEYTFKHGLTYQVAYGSLLHDRRRVLHARIVEAIEALYADRLAERVEQLAHHAVRGEIWDKAVKYLSQAGARAFAQSAFRDAVAYIEQALSALAYLPEERERLELSIDLRLGLRNSLFQLGEVEAGFGHLRDAEDVARTLGDERRLGLMSAYMSEHFRLTGHSADAVASAQTVQAIAERLGDLPLTVAANYYLGTAYFTAGDYRRTGEFLEATIRPLDGDLGRERFGLAGFPVVMARSFWAWALAERGEFDEGVHRGQEAIRLAEALNHPYSLAFACRGLGHVHGLKGDLRQAALLLERGVALCREWNLHFAAPTLTEMLGYVYALSGRLPEGLALLQHALAAGESIGFTMFLTPLIVHLGEVRLLADEPEEAAGLAARAVALAREHGQRSLEAYAQRLLGDITAQRDPLDAEVAEGRYREALALAAQLDMRPLMAHCHLGLGKIARRMGRPEQAQDHLATATTMWCEMDGRLWLERAEAEMRGLG